The following proteins are co-located in the Flectobacillus major DSM 103 genome:
- a CDS encoding UDP-2,3-diacylglucosamine diphosphatase, whose amino-acid sequence MKVTKQYRTIVISDLHLGSEGAKAKEVVSFLKSTSCDILIMNGDIIDGWQLKKGGSWKKKHTAFFRAVLKMIEEQGTKVVYIRGNHDDFLDQIIPFQLGKQFSIRKDYVLKSGKKQFFITHGDIFDSVTSQMKWLAHLGDIGYTFLLSINKLYNQYRAWRGLPYYSFSQRIKQQVKKAVNHVSDFEEKLAELALANDCEGIICGHIHKPEIKNINQVTYMNSGDWVESLSALVEDHQHNWSLIHYANANTLLADDDEPSEVLIDYTNKV is encoded by the coding sequence ATGAAAGTAACCAAACAATATAGAACAATTGTCATTTCTGACTTACACTTAGGCTCGGAAGGGGCAAAGGCCAAAGAGGTCGTTTCTTTCTTGAAATCTACTTCTTGCGATATCCTTATCATGAATGGTGATATTATTGATGGCTGGCAACTGAAAAAGGGAGGCTCTTGGAAAAAAAAACATACGGCTTTTTTTCGAGCGGTTCTCAAGATGATTGAAGAACAGGGTACTAAAGTGGTGTATATCAGAGGAAATCATGACGATTTTCTCGACCAAATTATTCCTTTTCAGTTGGGCAAGCAGTTTAGCATTCGCAAAGACTATGTCTTGAAGTCGGGTAAAAAACAGTTTTTTATTACTCATGGCGATATTTTTGATTCGGTGACCTCTCAGATGAAATGGTTGGCTCATTTAGGCGATATAGGTTATACTTTTTTGCTAAGTATCAACAAGCTATATAATCAGTATCGGGCTTGGCGTGGCTTGCCTTATTATTCGTTTTCGCAAAGAATCAAACAGCAGGTCAAGAAAGCCGTGAATCATGTGTCTGATTTTGAAGAAAAACTGGCCGAGTTAGCCCTCGCCAACGACTGTGAGGGTATTATCTGTGGGCATATTCATAAGCCCGAAATCAAAAATATCAATCAGGTTACTTATATGAATTCGGGCGATTGGGTGGAGTCGCTGAGTGCCTTGGTCGAAGACCACCAACATAATTGGTCGTTGATTCATTATGCCAATGCCAATACACTTTTAGCCGATGACGACGAACCTTCGGAGGTATTGATTGACTACACCAACAAAGTTTAA
- a CDS encoding alpha/beta hydrolase gives MKSFCILLVTILCSIAAVGQSTKGLTGIKDTSYSSYSALKHTHKTHPNALLVTENTFGGITEKRDIPYTNTTTRDLYLDAFWPKEKSRKLRPAILIIHGGGWRSGNRTQHIPLAQKLASLGYITFTAEYRLSTEALYPAAVNDLKAALRWIRANAKTYGLDTTKIASLGFSAGGQLAALIGNTNNMPKFEGNQGNLNHSSAVQAIIDIDGILAYIHPESGEGDDSRSTSAATYWFGYSKDEKPELWQEASALTYAGKNTPPTLFINSSVDRMHAGRDDYRKKLAQYHIYTEVHTFPDSPHSFCLFTPWFDPTVGYIDTFLKKVF, from the coding sequence ATGAAATCGTTTTGCATTTTGTTAGTAACAATATTGTGTAGTATTGCTGCTGTAGGCCAATCTACCAAAGGACTAACAGGAATTAAAGATACTTCGTATAGTAGTTATAGTGCCTTAAAGCATACCCACAAAACACACCCCAATGCCTTGTTGGTAACAGAAAATACTTTTGGAGGTATTACCGAAAAAAGAGATATACCCTATACCAATACCACAACAAGAGATTTGTATTTAGATGCTTTTTGGCCGAAAGAAAAATCACGAAAATTACGTCCAGCAATTTTAATTATTCATGGAGGAGGGTGGCGTTCGGGCAATCGCACACAGCATATCCCTTTGGCACAAAAGCTAGCCTCATTGGGCTATATAACCTTTACGGCCGAGTACCGTTTGTCGACCGAAGCCCTATATCCAGCGGCTGTAAATGACCTCAAAGCAGCCCTTCGATGGATTCGAGCCAATGCCAAAACTTACGGACTAGATACCACCAAAATAGCCAGTTTGGGTTTTTCGGCAGGAGGCCAATTGGCTGCTCTGATTGGTAATACCAATAATATGCCCAAATTTGAAGGAAATCAGGGTAACCTAAATCATTCGAGTGCCGTACAAGCTATAATAGATATTGACGGTATCTTGGCTTATATACACCCCGAGTCGGGCGAGGGCGATGACAGCCGTTCTACCTCAGCAGCCACCTATTGGTTTGGCTACAGCAAAGACGAAAAGCCTGAACTTTGGCAAGAAGCATCAGCCCTAACCTATGCAGGGAAAAATACACCGCCAACATTATTTATTAATAGTTCTGTAGACAGAATGCACGCTGGTAGAGATGATTATAGGAAGAAATTAGCACAGTACCATATTTATACAGAAGTACATACCTTTCCCGATTCGCCACATTCATTTTGTTTATTTACTCCGTGGTTTGACCCAACGGTAGGTTATATAGATACTTTTTTGAAAAAAGTATTCTAA
- a CDS encoding pectinesterase family protein: protein MNITKSNLFFSWCISLLLVGLLPQKTYAQALKIQRDLVVAKDGSGDFRYIQDAIDAIRVYLPKAITVHIKKGIYKEKIIIPSTLTNISFVGESLDSTIISYDDYSGKGKMETFDSYTLRIMGNDIVIKNLTIENTAGRVGQAVALHIEGDRCVIDNCKLLGNQDTVFASGENARQYFLNCYIEGTVDFIFGSSTALFENCQIHSKSNSFITAASTPRWVVYGYVFKNCRLTADIGVDKVYLGRPWRDYAKTVFIDCEMGNHILPVGWDNWSRPETEQTTFYAEYRCSGSGYKPQSRAKWSYQLTNKEASEYTLENIFSGKQIPKFGVFWQKK, encoded by the coding sequence ATGAATATTACCAAAAGTAACCTGTTTTTTTCTTGGTGTATATCCCTTCTTTTGGTTGGGCTTTTGCCTCAAAAAACCTATGCACAAGCTCTAAAAATACAACGAGATTTAGTAGTAGCCAAAGATGGTTCGGGCGATTTTCGTTATATCCAAGATGCCATCGATGCGATTCGGGTATACCTTCCCAAGGCCATTACGGTACATATTAAAAAAGGGATTTATAAAGAAAAAATTATAATTCCTAGTACATTAACCAATATTAGCTTTGTGGGGGAAAGCCTAGATAGTACCATTATTAGCTATGATGACTATTCGGGAAAAGGTAAAATGGAAACATTTGATTCTTATACTCTAAGAATTATGGGGAATGATATTGTGATAAAAAACCTAACCATCGAAAACACTGCGGGTAGAGTAGGGCAGGCTGTGGCCTTGCATATAGAAGGCGACAGATGTGTGATTGACAACTGCAAACTACTGGGAAATCAAGATACCGTTTTTGCTTCGGGCGAAAACGCTAGGCAATACTTTTTGAATTGTTATATAGAAGGCACTGTTGATTTTATCTTTGGCTCGTCAACAGCTTTATTTGAAAATTGTCAGATACACAGCAAGTCAAATTCGTTTATTACGGCAGCCTCTACGCCACGGTGGGTTGTATACGGTTATGTTTTTAAAAACTGTCGACTTACTGCCGATATTGGAGTAGATAAAGTCTATTTAGGTCGTCCATGGCGTGATTATGCCAAAACCGTATTTATTGATTGCGAAATGGGCAATCATATTCTACCTGTAGGCTGGGACAACTGGTCGAGGCCCGAAACCGAACAAACTACTTTTTATGCAGAATACCGCTGTTCGGGAAGTGGCTACAAGCCTCAAAGCCGAGCCAAGTGGTCGTATCAGCTTACCAACAAAGAAGCTAGTGAATACACCCTAGAAAATATATTTTCAGGTAAACAAATTCCGAAATTTGGTGTATTTTGGCAGAAAAAGTAA